The Streptococcus pantholopis genome has a segment encoding these proteins:
- the tnpA gene encoding IS200/IS605 family transposase produces MAQMAHSLSHPKWLCQYHIVFTPKYRRKIIYNQYRSSLGELFRRLCSYKGVEIIEGHLMPDHVHMLVSNSPRLSVSSFMGDLKGKSALMMFDKHANLKYKFGNGHFWAEGYYVSTVGLNAATIKKYIQEQEKHDIALDKLSVKEYEIPLGIMASSRNVSLRG; encoded by the coding sequence ATGGCGCAAATGGCACATAGTTTATCACATCCAAAGTGGCTGTGTCAATACCACATTGTCTTCACCCCTAAGTATAGACGAAAAATCATCTATAATCAATATCGAAGTAGTCTGGGAGAGCTATTTCGACGATTGTGTAGTTATAAAGGTGTTGAAATTATCGAAGGCCATCTGATGCCAGACCATGTTCATATGTTAGTGAGTAATTCTCCGAGATTAAGTGTATCAAGTTTCATGGGAGATTTAAAAGGCAAGAGTGCTCTTATGATGTTTGATAAACACGCCAATCTCAAATATAAATTTGGCAACGGCCATTTTTGGGCAGAGGGATATTATGTCAGTACGGTAGGGCTTAATGCAGCCACAATTAAGAAATATATACAAGAACAGGAAAAACATGACATAGCACTTGATAAGTTGAGTGTGAAAGAATATGAAATCCCTTTAGGGATAATGGCAAGTAGTAGGAACGTCTCTTTAAGAGGCTAG
- the mltG gene encoding endolytic transglycosylase MltG: MTDFKDDKQDSQDLKHFKEKLLAELEEANQLRKQQEEALAQKEAAEKDPIHSESTDRTAQRPLLSAKEKREASPKETANQQPTADDVSFNNHSLQASESAEQLSDADTATSEKLSADDAKTDLDNDEQPQSAAPKNKRTGKQRKAVGRRRRQKTDKLAKRIARVLISAIVLLLAAFIFFAYRYVADGIAPVDKKSTEYVTVEIPEGSGNKYIGQILENAGVIKNATIFNYYTKFKNYSNFQSGYYNLQKSMDLDEISQILQESGTAEPQEPVLGKILVTEGYTIEQIATAVTKNTVGEKKSTPFKKDDFLALVKDEKFISRMTEKYPELLANLPSADKAVYQLEGYLFPATYNYYDETTLEELVEEMIATTNAYMSDYYSAIEAKGMTVNEVLTLASLVEKEGATDEDRRNIASVFYNRLEADMALQSNIAVQYALGTLGEKTSLKDDATIDTKVDSPYNDYTNTGLMPGPVDSPSLSAIEATVNPADTKYLYFVADVTTGEVYFAENFEEHEANVEKYINSKLDDSSSSSSSDN; the protein is encoded by the coding sequence TTGACCGATTTTAAGGATGACAAGCAAGACAGCCAAGATTTAAAACATTTTAAAGAAAAGCTTCTTGCTGAATTAGAAGAGGCCAATCAACTCAGAAAGCAGCAGGAAGAAGCCTTAGCTCAGAAGGAAGCTGCTGAAAAGGACCCTATCCATTCAGAAAGTACTGACAGAACTGCGCAGAGACCCCTCTTATCTGCAAAAGAAAAAAGAGAAGCTTCTCCTAAAGAAACTGCCAATCAGCAGCCGACCGCAGATGATGTATCTTTTAATAACCATTCTCTACAGGCTTCAGAATCTGCCGAGCAGCTTTCGGATGCTGATACCGCAACTTCCGAAAAACTGTCTGCAGATGATGCCAAAACAGATTTGGACAATGATGAGCAGCCCCAATCAGCTGCTCCAAAGAATAAACGTACTGGCAAACAGAGGAAGGCCGTAGGCAGAAGACGGCGGCAGAAAACGGATAAGCTAGCTAAACGGATTGCGCGTGTTCTTATTTCGGCCATCGTTTTGCTTTTAGCAGCCTTTATCTTTTTTGCTTATCGCTATGTTGCCGACGGGATTGCTCCTGTGGATAAAAAGTCAACGGAATATGTGACTGTGGAAATTCCTGAAGGTTCCGGTAATAAATATATCGGCCAAATTTTGGAAAATGCTGGTGTAATTAAAAACGCGACAATCTTTAATTACTACACTAAGTTTAAAAATTACAGCAATTTTCAGAGCGGCTATTATAATCTGCAAAAAAGCATGGATTTAGATGAAATCTCGCAAATCCTGCAGGAAAGCGGAACGGCTGAACCGCAGGAACCGGTGCTGGGTAAAATTTTGGTAACGGAAGGTTACACTATTGAGCAGATTGCAACGGCAGTAACAAAGAATACAGTAGGGGAAAAGAAGAGCACACCTTTTAAGAAGGATGATTTTTTAGCCCTTGTTAAAGACGAGAAGTTTATCTCGCGGATGACTGAGAAATATCCTGAGCTTCTTGCAAATCTCCCAAGTGCTGATAAAGCAGTTTATCAGCTGGAAGGCTATCTGTTCCCTGCAACCTATAATTATTACGACGAGACCACGCTGGAAGAACTTGTTGAAGAGATGATTGCCACAACTAACGCTTATATGTCTGACTATTATTCAGCAATCGAAGCAAAAGGCATGACGGTCAATGAGGTGCTTACACTGGCCTCACTGGTTGAAAAAGAAGGGGCGACAGATGAAGACCGGCGAAATATTGCCAGTGTATTCTATAACCGTTTAGAGGCTGATATGGCTTTGCAGAGTAACATTGCCGTTCAGTACGCTTTAGGAACCTTAGGTGAAAAAACCTCTTTAAAAGACGATGCAACTATTGACACAAAGGTTGATTCCCCGTATAATGATTATACTAATACCGGCTTAATGCCCGGACCGGTAGACAGCCCGAGCCTTTCAGCAATCGAAGCAACTGTCAATCCGGCAGATACCAAATATCTGTATTTTGTAGCAGACGTCACAACTGGTGAAGTCTACTTTGCTGAAAATTTTGAAGAGCATGAAGCCAATGTTGAAAAGTATATTAACAGTAAGCTGGATGACTCATCCTCTTCATCTTCATCCGATAATTAA
- a CDS encoding DUF4176 domain-containing protein: protein MTAVDSLYQAALERLPISELAREVLNQFGYSVTSQREIFRDLQLAFFTQQNEYTYQGIIGVSTTLHFDWPSETVTFNRLDAEVVLALSDFKCWLAETDLLLAPVLPLGTVVELDSRFFPEALVKSFEKEGIPFRASISGRRFLLHPNAADEHSYVDYLATIYPYGIRLDTEPLLVPNYMIERIVQEGYQDEQDAVYVEAQYRRDYFHSGILSGIYK from the coding sequence ATGACAGCAGTGGATAGTCTTTATCAGGCAGCGCTCGAACGACTGCCTATTTCAGAGCTTGCACGGGAGGTGTTAAACCAGTTTGGTTATAGTGTGACAAGCCAGCGGGAAATTTTTCGGGACTTGCAGCTAGCTTTTTTTACGCAACAGAATGAGTATACCTATCAAGGAATTATTGGTGTTTCAACTACACTTCATTTTGACTGGCCGTCTGAAACGGTAACATTTAATCGGTTAGATGCTGAAGTAGTACTGGCACTTTCAGATTTTAAATGCTGGCTAGCAGAGACTGATTTACTTTTGGCGCCAGTTCTTCCTTTAGGAACAGTGGTTGAGTTAGATAGTCGCTTCTTTCCTGAAGCGCTTGTCAAATCATTTGAAAAAGAAGGGATTCCTTTTAGAGCATCAATTTCGGGACGCCGGTTTTTGTTACACCCTAATGCTGCTGATGAACACAGTTATGTAGATTATTTGGCAACGATTTATCCCTATGGCATTAGATTGGATACGGAACCACTTTTAGTCCCTAATTATATGATTGAACGCATTGTCCAAGAAGGCTATCAAGACGAACAAGACGCTGTTTATGTGGAAGCGCAGTATCGCAGAGATTACTTTCATTCAGGTATCTTATCAGGTATTTATAAATAG
- a CDS encoding acylphosphatase, which produces MKKVRLLVSGRVQGVGFRYSTYALALEIGDIYGRVWNNDDGTVEILAQSDDSGKMAKFIQEIRKGPSQWAKVTYVDVSVGQFSDYTDFRMAN; this is translated from the coding sequence ATGAAAAAAGTACGTTTGCTGGTTTCCGGTCGCGTTCAGGGAGTTGGTTTTCGTTATTCAACTTACGCTTTAGCGCTTGAAATCGGAGACATTTACGGCCGGGTATGGAATAATGATGATGGCACTGTTGAAATTTTAGCCCAGTCAGACGATTCCGGCAAAATGGCTAAATTTATTCAGGAAATACGCAAGGGACCGTCCCAATGGGCCAAAGTCACTTATGTTGATGTCTCAGTTGGACAGTTTTCGGACTATACAGATTTTCGTATGGCCAATTAA
- the yidC gene encoding membrane protein insertase YidC — MKKNLKRILLSGTGITMLLLLSGCVGRDASGNPSGIIWDFLGRPMTTAIDYFANNMGLGYGLGIILVTIIVRTVILPLNLQQSKKASYQSEKTAYLKPIFEPINERIKNAKTQEEKLAAQSELMAAQRENGVSVLGGIGCLPLLIQMPFISALYFAAREVPNSNFLGINLAERSLVLTAIIAVLYLLQSWLSLQSVAEEQKAQMRTTMYMMPLMMVMMSISLPASVALYWFVGGIFSIAQQLITTYLIRPKLREQVEKEFKENPPKAVKSTNRPKDVTPTSAGKPQTAIAGNRNRRNAGKQKRRH; from the coding sequence GTGAAAAAAAATTTAAAGCGTATCTTACTTTCAGGAACAGGGATAACAATGCTTTTGCTGCTTTCGGGCTGTGTCGGACGGGATGCAAGCGGTAATCCTAGCGGCATTATTTGGGATTTTCTGGGCCGGCCGATGACCACAGCAATCGATTATTTTGCTAATAATATGGGGCTGGGGTATGGTTTAGGAATCATCCTGGTGACCATCATTGTCCGAACTGTCATTCTGCCGCTTAACCTGCAGCAGTCGAAAAAAGCCAGCTACCAGTCGGAAAAAACAGCTTATCTTAAGCCCATTTTTGAGCCAATTAATGAGCGCATTAAAAATGCAAAAACCCAAGAAGAAAAATTGGCTGCTCAGTCCGAACTCATGGCTGCACAGCGTGAAAATGGTGTTAGTGTGCTGGGGGGTATCGGCTGTCTCCCGCTGCTTATCCAAATGCCCTTTATTTCAGCTCTTTACTTTGCTGCACGAGAGGTGCCAAACAGCAATTTTCTTGGGATTAATCTGGCAGAACGCAGTCTTGTTTTGACAGCCATCATTGCTGTCCTTTATCTCTTGCAGTCTTGGCTGTCGCTTCAGTCTGTCGCAGAAGAGCAAAAAGCCCAGATGCGGACTACTATGTATATGATGCCCTTGATGATGGTCATGATGTCCATTTCTCTGCCGGCAAGTGTTGCTCTGTACTGGTTTGTCGGAGGGATTTTCAGTATTGCTCAGCAATTAATCACCACTTACCTGATTCGGCCTAAGCTCCGGGAGCAAGTCGAAAAAGAATTTAAAGAGAACCCACCTAAAGCCGTTAAATCAACAAATCGCCCTAAAGATGTTACCCCTACATCAGCCGGCAAACCACAGACAGCTATCGCAGGCAATAGAAACAGACGCAATGCCGGCAAACAAAAAAGAAGGCACTAA
- a CDS encoding GNAT family N-acetyltransferase — protein MLLIRQVKEDDLAEIVRIEQENFSPEEAADFQTFKERFSCIKDTFLIAEIAGKIAGYIEGPVIEQRYLTDDLFHRVKPNPLQGGFIAVTSLSVASDFQRQGVGTALLAALKDLAVAHKRLGITLTCHSHLISYYEMNGFTDEGESASQHGGSVWYNLVWEESQN, from the coding sequence ATGTTATTGATTAGGCAGGTAAAGGAAGATGATTTGGCTGAAATCGTTCGTATTGAGCAGGAGAATTTCTCACCTGAGGAAGCTGCTGATTTTCAAACGTTTAAAGAACGGTTCAGCTGTATTAAGGATACCTTTCTTATTGCAGAAATTGCCGGAAAGATCGCTGGCTATATTGAAGGTCCGGTAATTGAGCAGCGTTATTTGACGGATGATCTTTTTCATAGAGTAAAACCCAATCCTCTTCAAGGCGGTTTTATAGCAGTGACAAGTCTATCTGTGGCCTCTGATTTCCAGAGGCAGGGAGTTGGAACCGCTTTGCTGGCTGCTTTGAAAGATTTAGCCGTCGCCCATAAGCGCTTGGGAATTACGCTGACCTGTCACAGTCACTTAATCTCCTATTATGAGATGAATGGCTTTACTGATGAGGGGGAATCCGCTTCGCAGCACGGCGGTTCTGTTTGGTACAATTTGGTTTGGGAAGAATCACAAAACTGA
- the greA gene encoding transcription elongation factor GreA codes for MAEKTYPMTLAEKEQLEQELEELKLVRRPEVVERIKVARSYGDLSENSEYDAAKDEQAFVEGQISTLETKIRYAEIIDSDAVAKDEVAIGKTVIVQEIGTSDKDTYSIVGAAGADVFSGKISNESPIAQALIGRKKGDKVTIETPAGSYDVEIISVEKTA; via the coding sequence ATGGCAGAAAAAACTTATCCTATGACACTCGCTGAAAAAGAACAGCTTGAACAGGAACTTGAAGAATTAAAACTGGTCCGCCGTCCGGAAGTGGTTGAACGGATTAAAGTCGCCCGTTCTTATGGCGATCTTTCGGAAAACAGTGAATACGATGCAGCTAAAGATGAACAGGCTTTTGTCGAAGGGCAAATTTCGACACTGGAAACCAAGATTCGCTACGCAGAAATTATTGACAGCGATGCCGTCGCTAAAGATGAGGTTGCTATCGGAAAGACTGTTATTGTTCAAGAAATTGGCACGAGCGATAAAGATACCTATTCCATTGTCGGCGCAGCCGGAGCAGATGTTTTTTCCGGTAAAATTTCAAATGAAAGCCCGATCGCACAAGCCCTTATTGGGAGGAAAAAAGGCGATAAGGTAACAATTGAAACCCCTGCCGGAAGTTATGATGTTGAAATCATCAGCGTCGAAAAAACAGCTTAA